The genome window GAGTCATTCAGCTGGGCAGCCCAGTCTGGAACCGCCTTGAGTGAGGAGGTCGTGTCGTGCTCATCGTTGCCGGCAATCAAAGCGGTCAAGTAGGCGTTGTCCTTAACGGACCGGGTCAGCCAGCCAACCTGGTCAAAACTGGACCCAAAGGCGATGATTCCCCAACGAGAAACCCGCCCGTAAGTTGGCTTCATGCCGACAATCCCGTTGAAGGAAGCGGGCATCCGGATGGAACCACCGGTATCAGTACCAAGCGCACCAAGAACGTCACCAGCGGCAACGGCAGCCGCAGAACCACCTGAAGAACCACCTGGTACCCGGGTCAGGTCCCATGGATTATGGGTGGTGAAGAAGGCAGAGTTTTCCGTAGAAGAACCCATGGCAAATTCGTCCAGGTTGGTCTTCCCAACGTTAACGTAGCCCGCCTGCTTCAACTTTTCAACGACCGTAGCATCGTAAACGGGATTGAAGTTTTCCAGTATCTTGGAAGCCGCAGTCGTCCGCAGGCCCTTGGTCAGAATGTTATCCTTAACCGCCAGCGGAATCCCGGCAACCAGCTGGTCAGCGCTAATCCCGGCTTCATCAACTGCCTGGGCCTGCTTCATGGCCCCTTCTTCGTCCAGGGTCAGGAAGGCCTTGACCTGGTCGTCATTGGCCTTGATGTGGTCAAAAGTTTCCTTGGTCAGTTCCGTGGCGCTGATCTTCTTGTTCACCAGGTCATCGTGGAGCTGGCTGAGGTCAGTTTCGTAAAAGTCCATTATTCGCCATCCTCACTTTCATCAATGATTACTGGAACCCGGATGTAACCGTCATCTGCGTCCGGAGCGTTCTTCAGCAAGGCAGCAGTTTCTTCCTTGCTGGCCTTGACTGCCTTGTCCTCGCGCAGGGCGTTGACCCGGTCAGTGGCGTTCGTCATTGGCTCGACACCGTCCGTATCTTCGTTTGCAATTTCCTCAAACATATCGATAATACTTCCCAGCTGAGTCGTGAATTGTTCAAGCTCATCCTGGGGGAATTCCAGCTTAGCAAGTTCTGCAACGTGCTTTACTTCCTGCTCAGTGATTTTACTGGCCATCATTTCGACCTCTTTTCTCAAAATTAAGTATATATACAATTAACAATTCTAGCACAGAATGGGCAATTTTTTTATTGATTTATGTGCTGGAATAGCAAAGGGGCTGTGACATAAGCCCGATTACTTTAATAAAAGGCGAATAGCGCAGTACACAAATGGGCTCCAGTGCTCGGCAAATGAACTGCACCCTGTCAAGTAGACAGGTAATTATACAATGAATGTTAGGCAGCTTGATGCCGGTATTCTACCGGGGTCAGGCTGTTTAATTTTACTTGATAACGTTGATGATTGTAGAAGTAGATATATTGATCAATTGAAGTGACTAGTTCTTCATAGCTTCGGAAGATTTGTCCATAGTAGGCCTCGTCCTTATAGTGGCTCCAAAAACTTTCCATCGGGGCATTATCAATGCACTTCCCGACGCGGGACATACTGCGACTAATACCATGTTCGGCCGTCAAACGAGCAAACTCCTTGGAAGTGTATTGGAAACCGCGATCACTATGAAGTAATGGTTTGGCAGTCGGATAGAGTTTTAAAGCCTGTTCAAGCGTCTTCATTACCAATGGGTTGTCATTGCGCTGGCTAACGACATAACTAATAATCTCGCCGTTGTATAAGTCCTTAACAGCACTGAGATAGGCTTTTTGACCATTACCATAAGTCAGATATGTTACATCAGTTACCCACTTTTCATTTAACCGTTTAGCTGTGAAATCGCGGTTAAGGAGGTTCGGCTCATAGCTTTGTCCACGAGCGATTGTGCAGCTGTGACGAGGACGACAAATCACCGCCCGCAGGTTCATTTCAACGAGAAGTCGCCGAATGCGCTTGTGGTTGTAGTGGCAGTTATAGCGGCGATTAATGAGCATCGTTAGTCTGCGGTAGCCCCAGGTACCCTTCATTTCCCAATAGGCCTGTCTGAGCCGCGCTTTTAGTTGCTTATTGACTGCTTCTTTAGTAGGAAGTGGTCGGGAAAGCCAGCGATAGTAAGCTGATCGTGAGACCTGGGCAAGAGCACAAAGTCGCTTGACTAATTGCCCTGGAAAAGCCTGACAAGTAGCCTGAATGGCCTGATATCGCATCAGATGACTACGATTATTTACTTCTTGTCTTCGTCCTCCAGGGCACTTAATTTTTTTAGGAAGAAGTTTTCCGCGGCGAGGTCTTGATTGCGGGCTTCTAGTTCCTTAATCCGCCGTTCCAATTGTTCTTCTTTACTTAACTTAGCCAAAGCCGGTTTTTGCATTTGATGTCCGCGATGATCAACGAGTGCTTTTCGACCGTCACGTTCATATTTCCGAACCCAGCTATAAACCTGGCTGTAAGAAACACCATACTTCCTCACCGCTGTTTGGTAGTCCT of Limosilactobacillus oris contains these proteins:
- a CDS encoding IS3 family transposase, translated to MRYQAIQATCQAFPGQLVKRLCALAQVSRSAYYRWLSRPLPTKEAVNKQLKARLRQAYWEMKGTWGYRRLTMLINRRYNCHYNHKRIRRLLVEMNLRAVICRPRHSCTIARGQSYEPNLLNRDFTAKRLNEKWVTDVTYLTYGNGQKAYLSAVKDLYNGEIISYVVSQRNDNPLVMKTLEQALKLYPTAKPLLHSDRGFQYTSKEFARLTAEHGISRSMSRVGKCIDNAPMESFWSHYKDEAYYGQIFRSYEELVTSIDQYIYFYNHQRYQVKLNSLTPVEYRHQAA
- the gatC gene encoding Asp-tRNA(Asn)/Glu-tRNA(Gln) amidotransferase subunit GatC, whose translation is MASKITEQEVKHVAELAKLEFPQDELEQFTTQLGSIIDMFEEIANEDTDGVEPMTNATDRVNALREDKAVKASKEETAALLKNAPDADDGYIRVPVIIDESEDGE
- the gatA gene encoding Asp-tRNA(Asn)/Glu-tRNA(Gln) amidotransferase subunit GatA, whose protein sequence is MDFYETDLSQLHDDLVNKKISATELTKETFDHIKANDDQVKAFLTLDEEGAMKQAQAVDEAGISADQLVAGIPLAVKDNILTKGLRTTAASKILENFNPVYDATVVEKLKQAGYVNVGKTNLDEFAMGSSTENSAFFTTHNPWDLTRVPGGSSGGSAAAVAAGDVLGALGTDTGGSIRMPASFNGIVGMKPTYGRVSRWGIIAFGSSFDQVGWLTRSVKDNAYLTALIAGNDEHDTTSSLKAVPDWAAQLNDSTSIKGLKIAVPKEYYDGLRADVKEVIKAALDHLESLGATVDEVSLPHTHDGVPAYYILASSEASSNLQRYDGIRYGYRAPEAKNLEEVYVKSRSQGFGDEVKRRIMLGTFSLSAGFYDAYFNKAAKVRRLISDDFTKVFKDYDLIVGATGASTAFKIGAEIDDPKTMYMNDVLTVPVNMAGLPAMSLPAGFSAEDGMPVGLQLIGKPFDEQTIYNTGYVFEQTTDFHKKTPQLGGQN